DNA sequence from the Candidatus Neomarinimicrobiota bacterium genome:
AGCTTTATCTTACAAGCGCAGCAGTTCGTCGAACATACGGAAATTTCACTCCGTCCAAAGAATCACCCTTTTTGTCTGAAATTGATGAAAAAAATATTGAAACTGTTCAGCCTGAGTATAGAATTAATCAATTAAAAGCCGCCTCTGTTTCAAGAGCGAGAAAGCCGTATCGTTCCAAGAAAGGAACAGCTGATTCAAAATATAAAATTGTAGCCGGAAATATAGTATCGCATAAACTTTTCGGCAAAGGGAAGGTTTTGGAGGTAACTCCCGATCATGGCGACCTGAAACTCGTCGTGGATTTCGGCGAAGTAGGCACCAAGAATTTACTCGCCGGTTATGCCAAGTTAGAGGTTATTTCATAGCGGAGGCATATTTGAATCGATTCAACTGTTCTCTTATCTTGCTCCTTCTGTTCCTCAATTTCGGGCCTCTTTATTCCCAAACTGATGATAATGAAAAGTTTATTTTCGCTTCCAAACTGTATGAAGATAAACTCTATGATGTTGCCGCTTCCCAGCTGAACGAGTTTTTGGAGAGCTATCCTGATTCCCCGCTTAGAATGAATGCGCTGAGTTTATTAGGAAATTCATATTACAGCCTTGAAAATTTCAGTGACGCCCGGAGAATATATTTTCAGATAGAAGAGGAGTATCACGGTACTCCCGAATCGGAAGAGGCTTTCAAGCGTGCCGCTCTCTCAAGTGAGCAGCTGGGAGACTTTATTCCTGCGGCTGTTACGTTTAAGAAATTCACTGCCTATTATCCCAAGAGTAAGTTTGTCGAGTCGGCATATCTTGCAAGCGGATTCAACTATCTGAAAGGGGGGATGGATGACCTGACCTTGTCAATACTTCAGGAACTCCTCACTCTTAACCCGGAAAGTGAAAACTCTCTGGTCGCCTTGACCGTCCGCGCGACCGTCTATGAAAATAAAGATAGGTATGTTGAGGCTTTGAGTGAGCTTGAGCTCGCAGTAAAGCATACGCATTCGAAAAAACATCTATCTCTCATATTGCATTCGAAAGGGAGAATACAAACTAAATTATCGGATTATAAGGGAGCGGCAAAAACTCTCCAACGTCTCGCCAAACTATCAAGAGATGATGAAGAAGTTCAGAAGGGTTTATTGCTGCTGGGAGACCTGGAATTATCAGGAAGAAATTATAATTCCGCGTATAAAAGATATAAATCCGTTGAGGAATTGACCGGAAGAGAACTGAAAAATGAGGCGTTATTGCGGATGGGCGATGCTAAAACGCTTTCGGAAAATTATGATGAAGCCTTAAAAGAATATCGGAAAATAGACGTGCGATCGTTATCGGAAAATGAAAAGACTTTATTGGATTTTAGATTCGGTTATGCGTCCGAACAAGCGGGAAAGCCTTTAGAGGCGCTGAATTATTATGATAAGGTGCTGCGGCAGGGCTCCGCCGATGATATGAAGTTGAACGAAGAAACACTGAAAAGGCTGGTTGACTTGTCGTTGGAGCTAAAAGACACTCGAGCGGCGCTGAACTATTCTGTCGGCTATCTGAGAAATAATCCTGCCGGAAATGAACGGACATATTTTGCGTTCCGCGCAGGAGAGCTATATCAGCAGCTCGGCGAATATGAATCCGCTGTCACCTATTACAAACTCGTGACTGAAAAATCCGTGAAGAATCCTATGTCCGACGATGCTTCTTTCGGTCTGGCAAAAAGCTATTTCGAGCTCGGATTGATCGAAGAATCGTTGCAAGAACTCGAACGGTTAGCGGCTTTCTTTCCGGGAAGCAGCAGCGGGAAAAATGCTGAAGTCTTATCAACGCACATCGAAGAGCAGATTAGGAAAGAAAGCGAAATTGGTTTTGAGCGGCTCGCCGGGCTGATGGGTGACCTGATAAGCGGTAAGCCGCGCGAGGGTCTTCAGATGGAGCTGGCTTCGATTTATTACGAAGAGATGAAAGATTTCGAGAGGGCGGAGAGGATGCTGAAAAATATATTAAAATCCGCCGCCTCAGATTCTGTTAAGGCCACGGCTCTGTTTATGCTTGGAGATATAAACCTTAAACTTGCCGCTAAAGCAAGCATCGAACAAGATAAGGAAATGGAGAAGTTTTATCATCAGCAGGCTCGATTCGTATTGACAGATCTTTCGCAGAAGTATCCGTTTTATGATAATATTTCTTCCGTTGCGTATTTTCTGGCAACGCTGGTTGACGGCACAGATGCGGAAAAGCTCAGCTCAATGCGGTCGTTTCTGAAAAGATATCCTAAATCAGAATTTATCGGAAAAGCGCTTTTTAAAATTGGAAATTATCAAATGTCTGCCGGCAATTTGAGAAACGCGCGTAAAACGTTTGAGAGGATTCTAAAAGAATTTCCGATGGGTCCCGAATCAGAAAAAGCCTCTATGCGGATAGCGACAATCAGCGCCCGCGAGAATTCGGGAGAGAGGGAAAGACTGGACCTCTCTTATTACCTCAGGCGGTATCCGGGGGGAGCGGATATTGTGAGAGCGAAATACCTGATGGGAAATTCTCTGTTTGAATCGGGAAAGCAGGCAGAGGCGATGAAGCAGTACTCGGATATTATAGAAAATCATTATTACTCTGAATACGTTGACAGCGTTAGCTCAAAACGGGGTATGGTCTATTACAACGCGGGCAAATACGAACTTGCGCTGGAGAATTTTATCTCCGGCGGCGGCGAGCGGTCATGGTTTTCCAATCTGGTGCTGCCTTATAATATTCCGGTGGTGGGAGAGGAATTATATTATGCGGGTTCTTCATCGGAAAAGTTAGGCGATACGCGGATGGCGAAGTCATTCTACAGACGGTATCTCCAATGGAGCGGAGGCGGGGATAATTCCGCTATCGCCGCGCAAGCTCTGATATCTATCTATGAGTCTGAAAACGATCCTCAGAAGATTAAGCCGCTGCTGAAATCTCTGATCAAGAAAAAATGGAAAGCTGATGTCGCGTCAGGTTTTCATGCAAAATTAGCGGATCTGTACTTTGACGCTAAAGATTATCCCCTTGCGCGGAGCGAATATGAAATCGCTAAAAGTCTTCTGCCGGCTGCCAAGAACAAGGAATTCACTCTGAAAATTCTTACCTGCTACTTCCGTGAGGGAAAGATAACCGATGCGGAACGGGTGGAGGCTCGGTTTAAAAACCGTCATCTGAACACGGCGACAAATGATGAGCGCGCGCTGCTTCTGTATGAAAGAGGGATGTATCTCAAGAATAAGAAAAAGAACGCCGCCGCAAAGCGGCACTTCAAGGAAATAACGAAGAACTTTCCCGAAAGCCGATATGGAGCGTCATCCGAATTCGAGCTCGGTCTTTTAGAAATATTAGATGATAAAAAACAGGATGCTTTAATTCGATTAAGCGAGATAGCCGATAACTATCCGGAAAGCGACCTGCTTCCCGAAGTTTATCTTGCTATCGGTAAAATATTTCAGTCGGCGCAGCAGTATAACGACGCTATAGAATATTATAAAAAAACCATCGATCATCCCGAATCAGCTGATTCGAGGGAGAAAGCGTATTCAGGCTTGATAAGAAGTTACGAAGAAGCGGGACTGCTCGAGCCCGCGCTCAGCACAGCGGTTATGTTTTCGGAGAAATATCCATATTCAGAGAACATATTCAATGTGAAGATGAAAATCGGCAGCCTGCTGATGAATATCGGCGACTACGAGCGCGCTGTGGAACATTGGGAGGCGCTGCTTCCGTATGCCGACTCCGAATCGTCCGCGGAAATTCTCTTCTGGCTGGGAGAGAGCTATTTTAACACGGGCGATTACTCACGGGCTATAGCGGAATACCTGAAGGTCTCTTATCTGGGGAAACCGACAAAACTCGACTGGGGCGCGTCCGCCTGGTGGAAAGCGGGTAACGCCTACGAAGAATTAGGCGATTATGAAAAATCGGCTATCCTTTATCGGAAGATAATAAGTGAAAAAGGAACGCAAAGTAGTTTCGGAAAGTTCGCGCAACAGCGAATAGATTCTCTCCTGCAATCAGGAAAAATTTCGGAGGGGTAGGGGTGAGGAGAGAAGAGAAGGATGTGTAGTATTTATATCACGATCCTCAAATAATAATGCTGATCTAAGCAGTAAAGAACCTAATTTATGGAGTAAGTTTAATTCCTCATCTTTATTATTAGTCTCGGTAGCCTTCACTATAAGATTATATAGTTCTTTATAAAACTCAAACTGCAAATCCCATTTTTTTCTTTCCTTATAGATATCATGTTCTTTATTAAGTAATTCAATATTAGCTTTCAATCCTTCTTCTACTTGTTTTGATATGTTTTTTTCATTTGCTTTGGTTTGTAATTTGACTCCAACAAATGCGAATATACCCACAAGTAATGAGCTCAAAAATGAAGCGATAATTGTAGAATCCATATTTACCTCAGGTTTAGAATTTTAATTGAGGCAATCTCCGTGTTCATTGCCTCAATATTTAATTATCATTACTAAATATCAAGCCCAAGTTCTTCTCTCATTAGTTTTAGAGATTTGCCTGTGAGTCTGCCCATATTTCCGTGGAAATTATCTATTGAATCTCCTTCTAGTGCCTTATCGATTATATTTGTTAATTCAGGTAACATTTCATCAAGTGAGTTGCCTCCAAGAGTTAGTGGATTAGATGGCCGTCAACGGTAAGTTCCTATTGTTGATTTAAATATTTTTCCCAATTAAAAATCTAATCCGGTTAACAAGCTGATCTTTTAAATCTTCAATCGTTTCCCAGACAATATGATTATACTGTCGAGTATCAAAATGTAATTTTTTTGTCTCCCCTTTTTTGCATGTCCAAATTACTGGAATATCTAATCCTAACGCAAATCCACTTTCAAAATATACTCCGTGTTTCTGTCCGGAAAAGTCGGCGATTATAAACTTGCTCTCCTTTATCTCAGCAAGAATTTTATCATCAATTTTGTCATTATGTTGTTCGCGGTCAATTCTATATGATCTATACCCTGTACTTTCTATCGCTGGTGCGATACCGTCTTCATATAACTGATCATATTTTTCATCAAAATTCATTGCCACAA
Encoded proteins:
- a CDS encoding tetratricopeptide repeat protein, which encodes MNRFNCSLILLLLFLNFGPLYSQTDDNEKFIFASKLYEDKLYDVAASQLNEFLESYPDSPLRMNALSLLGNSYYSLENFSDARRIYFQIEEEYHGTPESEEAFKRAALSSEQLGDFIPAAVTFKKFTAYYPKSKFVESAYLASGFNYLKGGMDDLTLSILQELLTLNPESENSLVALTVRATVYENKDRYVEALSELELAVKHTHSKKHLSLILHSKGRIQTKLSDYKGAAKTLQRLAKLSRDDEEVQKGLLLLGDLELSGRNYNSAYKRYKSVEELTGRELKNEALLRMGDAKTLSENYDEALKEYRKIDVRSLSENEKTLLDFRFGYASEQAGKPLEALNYYDKVLRQGSADDMKLNEETLKRLVDLSLELKDTRAALNYSVGYLRNNPAGNERTYFAFRAGELYQQLGEYESAVTYYKLVTEKSVKNPMSDDASFGLAKSYFELGLIEESLQELERLAAFFPGSSSGKNAEVLSTHIEEQIRKESEIGFERLAGLMGDLISGKPREGLQMELASIYYEEMKDFERAERMLKNILKSAASDSVKATALFMLGDINLKLAAKASIEQDKEMEKFYHQQARFVLTDLSQKYPFYDNISSVAYFLATLVDGTDAEKLSSMRSFLKRYPKSEFIGKALFKIGNYQMSAGNLRNARKTFERILKEFPMGPESEKASMRIATISARENSGERERLDLSYYLRRYPGGADIVRAKYLMGNSLFESGKQAEAMKQYSDIIENHYYSEYVDSVSSKRGMVYYNAGKYELALENFISGGGERSWFSNLVLPYNIPVVGEELYYAGSSSEKLGDTRMAKSFYRRYLQWSGGGDNSAIAAQALISIYESENDPQKIKPLLKSLIKKKWKADVASGFHAKLADLYFDAKDYPLARSEYEIAKSLLPAAKNKEFTLKILTCYFREGKITDAERVEARFKNRHLNTATNDERALLLYERGMYLKNKKKNAAAKRHFKEITKNFPESRYGASSEFELGLLEILDDKKQDALIRLSEIADNYPESDLLPEVYLAIGKIFQSAQQYNDAIEYYKKTIDHPESADSREKAYSGLIRSYEEAGLLEPALSTAVMFSEKYPYSENIFNVKMKIGSLLMNIGDYERAVEHWEALLPYADSESSAEILFWLGESYFNTGDYSRAIAEYLKVSYLGKPTKLDWGASAWWKAGNAYEELGDYEKSAILYRKIISEKGTQSSFGKFAQQRIDSLLQSGKISEG